The Micromonospora siamensis genome contains the following window.
CCGAGGTGGTGACGCCCGGCGAGCCCTTGGCCGACACCAGCGCGATGATCGCCATGCTCAGGCCGCCTCGGTGAGCACGAGCGCGACCCGGTCCTGGGCGGCCAGCACCACCACGGCCGGTACGTCCCGCGTGGCCAGCGCCAGGTAGACCACGACGTCCCCGCTCTTCGGCGTGTACGTGTCGATGACGGTGGCCGTGAAGCGGGTGGTGGTGGCCGGTTTGTCGCTGCCGTCGTCGTTGCGGGCCGGGGTGCCGACCAGCTGCACCTTGTCGCCGGGATGCAGCTTGCGGGCGGGCACCCGGGCCGGGTCGAGCCCGAGCGACACCTGCTGCTGCCCGGGGCCGAGCAGCGGACCGTCGGTCAGCTGGCGCATGGTGAGCAGCGTCCCGGGGACCAGCGACACGGCGGCCCG
Protein-coding sequences here:
- a CDS encoding SAF domain-containing protein; this encodes MSLVTQNNPGPVDAPVAPPKVVRQRRTRPGLLGLAVLLIALGGLGAAFAVTSVRATGSYLAVARPVEVGRVLGADDLVSVQVAGGQGLSPVPAQRIADVVGKRAAVSLVPGTLLTMRQLTDGPLLGPGQQQVSLGLDPARVPARKLHPGDKVQLVGTPARNDDGSDKPATTTRFTATVIDTYTPKSGDVVVYLALATRDVPAVVVLAAQDRVALVLTEAA